CTCTCTGGGTCCGGACTGCCATCCCCAGTACCCGGCGGAAATGGAGCGATACTCTCCATGGTACAGCTTCAGGTACGACTGCACGGAGAGCCCCATGGCTATGGCCGCCACAGCCAGGACGGCCGCTACTGCGGCGTGGCGATATGGCGGGTTGAGCTTCCCGGCAGCGGCGGCGATCAGAAAGAGGCCATAGCCGGAGAGCGCCGACGCCGCCGCTGCGCCGAGGATTGCCCGCGAGCTTATTGGGCTCGCTTCGCTCATCGCCGCCCCCAGCGGGAACACCAGCACCAGCAGCGCAATAACGGCCTTCTCCCTGGTGGGCCTGAACAGAACGCCGAGCGCGCCCACCGCCATCAGGGGAATCTGGGCCCTGTAAAGCACGCCGAAGCCCGGAAGGTAGTGGCGCAGGATATAACCCCCGTCGCCCTGCTCAAAAAGGAAGCTGTATGAGAAGTGCGACACATACTGCTCTGCGAACAGCCGACTGGTCTCCCATGTCCCGAGGCCAAGGTGGAGGATGCCTACCTGCTGCGACCGGTCGCCGTGCCCGGATGCCAGGTGGTACTGGATGGGCAGCGCCATCAGGAAAAGGACGCCCGCCCCCAGCGCCACCGCTCCGCGGGCCGCCCACACCTCCCGGCGGTAAATGACCCCCAGAGCGATAAGCGTGGGCGGCGCCGTCACCCAGGCCGACCGGTAGGTGTAGAGCGAGAGGCCGAAGGCTAGTCCGACGCATAGCCATGGGAGCCACGCAGTCAAGTGTTTCAGGCGGCCCTTCACGTCCTCCTGTGGCGCTAAAGTGGGGCCACTGTTATTCGTCCGGGTCGCCCGCGCGGCACGAACAAAGAGGTACACGCCCAGCAGATAGAGAGGCACGAAGCTGAGCATCTCGCCGAAGCCCGTGCGGCTGAAGTGGATGTGCCACGGAGTAACTGCGAGGAACAGCTCGGCGGCCAGGCCGGCCCAGCGGTTGCGGAACA
This genomic window from SAR202 cluster bacterium contains:
- a CDS encoding glycosyltransferase family 39 protein; this translates as MERYEQKGGRNGPARLLFGARRYVVSALLIAVLLIAVTTRFYKNTENPAGFFTDEAAIGYNAYLILHTGRDEYGEMMPLMFRSYEDYKLGVFVYSVVPFVAVFGLTEVAVRAAGGAWGVLAVLMLYLLVAELFRNRWAGLAAELFLAVTPWHIHFSRTGFGEMLSFVPLYLLGVYLFVRAARATRTNNSGPTLAPQEDVKGRLKHLTAWLPWLCVGLAFGLSLYTYRSAWVTAPPTLIALGVIYRREVWAARGAVALGAGVLFLMALPIQYHLASGHGDRSQQVGILHLGLGTWETSRLFAEQYVSHFSYSFLFEQGDGGYILRHYLPGFGVLYRAQIPLMAVGALGVLFRPTREKAVIALLVLVFPLGAAMSEASPISSRAILGAAAASALSGYGLFLIAAAAGKLNPPYRHAAVAAVLAVAAIAMGLSVQSYLKLYHGEYRSISAGYWGWQSGPREIVRFFLDNRDKYDQLVMDGEFNAPDMFLRFYAPDVCVDETCLIGEMAYYDPARRQLFAIKPHNVGREFRFRLVREMHYPDGEPSFLLLEITGRR